The genome window ACGGGTGACGAGCAGCTTGCGTTGGCGCCGAGAGCCCTTGGATTTTGGAAGGCAAACCCGAGAAGCGCGAATAGAGCGGTGGCTGCAGCAACAGCGACATAGTTTGTTTTCACTTGGATAGCCTTTCCACTTAGTAAACGCTCGATACGGCCGACAAGAATTCGCTTCGGCCAGATCGCGCTCGGAGTGAGCAAACTTGTTTTAGTGTGCGGAACACGGAGCGCCAACGTCGCTAGACAGGAGGCAAAGCTGTTAGGACTGCTCCCGGCGCTAACGGCCCAATCGTCGCACGCAGCCTCCCGCTCTTTCACAAGTTGACGACCTATGAGGTACACCCACGGGTTGAAAAACAGCAATGACTCGATGGCGCGCTGGACCACATTACCGAGCACATCGTGACGGGCAATGTGGGCGCGCTCGTGCGAAATTATAGCCGCCAGGTCGGAAGGGGAAAGCGCGTCCACAAGATCGTCGGGAACGACGACTACGGGATGCCACAACCCAGCCGCTATCGGGACGCTAACCAAGGGCGAAGTAAAGACGCGGTCGCCGATTTCCGAATGAGGACCGACGGAGCGCAAAATACGGCCGAGGCGAAAATAACTAATCGTGAAGCGAACGATACAAGCAACGAGCCCCACGCCCCAGA of Candidatus Tumulicola sp. contains these proteins:
- a CDS encoding M56 family metallopeptidase gives rise to the protein MIEVLLASLWQGAFIFVIAAGVTALVPRRHAATRYAVWFVSLMALVILPLIAQLSFDTPSSTIFSSVAQTTSAISKLTEQTSSEADVWFAVIWGVGLVACIVRFTISYFRLGRILRSVGPHSEIGDRVFTSPLVSVPIAAGLWHPVVVVPDDLVDALSPSDLAAIISHERAHIARHDVLGNVVQRAIESLLFFNPWVYLIGRQLVKEREAACDDWAVSAGSSPNSFASCLATLALRVPHTKTSLLTPSAIWPKRILVGRIERLLSGKAIQVKTNYVAVAAATALFALLGFAFQNPRALGANASCSSPVEIIKPVRPNIPEGLAKAHPNATVELAVTVTAHGNPSDIIKVKSSGNDTLDYAVLVAARDSTYKPEIRNCKAVSGGKYLFRADIGP